One genomic window of Boudabousia tangfeifanii includes the following:
- the lysS gene encoding lysine--tRNA ligase, whose product MNAEKNSTQATDDTPEQIRVRVEKRDRMLAAGVNPYPVQLPVTTTIAQVREQFSHLSAGEETDTLVGVAGRVVFIRNSGKLCFVTIADGAGQRLQAMLSAAEVGVDSLSAFKTDVDLGDHLFVYGRVIASRRGELSIMATNGEAGSGAGTFETAPAWALAAKSVRPLPKTYTAEDGTEVSLSEEQRVRRRELDMIMRQSARDMVRTRSTVVKSLRQWFDQHDFIEVETPMLQNIHGGAAARPFQTHMNAYDTDLYLRIAPELFLKRCLIGGIENVFEINRNFRNEGADSSHSPEFTMLEAYQAYGTYDTIAQLTQDIIQNAALAATGSTLVTLPDGTEYDLGGEWAQIGLYESLSEALGEEVTPQTERAHLLELADKHEVEVEDYYVDGKIVEVLWEELVGDKLWEPTFVRDFPVDTSPLVKGHRSQPGKVEKWDLIVRGFELATGYSELNDPVVQRERFEQQSLDAANGDPEAMEVDEEFLQAMEQGMPPAGGMGMGIDRLLMAITGQGIRETITFPLVKRI is encoded by the coding sequence GTGAATGCAGAAAAGAACTCTACTCAAGCAACTGACGATACTCCGGAACAGATTCGTGTCCGAGTTGAAAAACGTGATCGTATGTTGGCCGCAGGGGTTAATCCCTACCCGGTACAACTTCCTGTAACTACCACCATTGCTCAGGTTCGCGAACAGTTCTCGCACCTTAGCGCCGGCGAAGAAACCGACACCCTAGTTGGGGTAGCTGGTCGTGTGGTCTTTATCCGTAACAGCGGCAAGCTTTGCTTCGTCACCATCGCCGATGGTGCTGGCCAGCGTCTTCAGGCCATGCTTTCGGCCGCGGAAGTTGGTGTCGATTCTCTTTCTGCGTTTAAGACTGATGTCGACCTCGGCGACCACCTATTTGTTTACGGTCGCGTCATCGCTTCCCGTCGTGGCGAACTTTCTATTATGGCCACCAATGGCGAAGCAGGTTCTGGCGCAGGTACTTTTGAAACCGCTCCCGCCTGGGCTCTAGCTGCCAAGTCGGTTCGTCCGCTTCCTAAGACTTACACTGCCGAGGACGGCACTGAAGTTTCCTTGTCTGAGGAACAGCGCGTGCGTCGCCGTGAACTTGACATGATCATGCGTCAAAGCGCCCGTGACATGGTTCGTACCCGCTCGACCGTGGTCAAGAGCTTGCGCCAGTGGTTCGACCAGCATGACTTCATCGAGGTCGAAACCCCGATGCTTCAGAACATTCACGGTGGTGCTGCGGCTCGTCCATTCCAGACCCACATGAACGCTTACGATACTGATCTCTACTTGCGTATCGCTCCGGAATTGTTCCTCAAGCGCTGCTTGATCGGTGGCATCGAAAACGTTTTCGAAATCAACCGTAACTTCCGCAACGAGGGCGCAGACTCCTCGCACAGCCCAGAGTTCACCATGCTGGAGGCCTACCAGGCATACGGCACTTACGACACCATCGCCCAGCTCACCCAGGACATTATCCAGAATGCGGCACTGGCAGCTACTGGTTCCACCTTGGTGACTTTGCCTGACGGCACCGAGTACGACCTCGGCGGCGAGTGGGCCCAGATCGGTTTGTACGAATCCCTTTCCGAGGCTCTTGGCGAGGAAGTTACTCCACAGACTGAACGCGCTCACCTCCTTGAACTAGCTGACAAGCACGAGGTCGAGGTCGAAGACTACTACGTTGACGGCAAGATCGTGGAAGTTCTCTGGGAAGAACTCGTGGGTGACAAACTCTGGGAGCCAACTTTCGTTCGTGACTTCCCAGTCGACACCTCCCCGCTAGTTAAGGGGCACCGCAGCCAGCCAGGCAAGGTGGAAAAGTGGGACTTGATCGTCCGCGGATTCGAACTTGCGACCGGCTACTCCGAACTCAACGACCCAGTTGTTCAGCGCGAGCGCTTTGAACAGCAGTCCTTGGATGCAGCAAACGGCGACCCAGAAGCAATGGAGGTCGACGAAGAGTTCTTGCAGGCCATGGAACAGGGCATGCCACCAGCAGGTGGTATGGGTATGGGCATTGATCGTCTTCTCATGGCTATTACCGGTCAGGGTATTCGCGAAACCATCACCTTCCCGCTGGTTAAGCGCATCTGA
- the panD gene encoding aspartate 1-decarboxylase translates to MTPALNFQREVFCGKIHRATVTEADLDYVGSVTIDRNLLEAANIAVGQKVDIVDVTNGARLSTYTIAGEPGKGEIKINGAAAHLINPGDIVIIIAYAYVWDQDLADFTPHVVLVDKQNQIISQSAQPGQVDPVGATQTGGASESAPLRSSGIPRPQ, encoded by the coding sequence ATGACACCTGCACTTAACTTCCAACGTGAGGTTTTCTGCGGCAAAATTCATCGCGCAACCGTCACGGAAGCTGACCTTGATTACGTTGGTTCGGTAACCATTGACCGCAACCTGCTCGAAGCAGCCAATATTGCGGTCGGGCAGAAAGTCGACATTGTCGATGTTACTAATGGTGCTCGACTTTCGACTTACACCATTGCGGGGGAACCAGGCAAAGGTGAAATCAAAATTAATGGTGCTGCTGCCCACCTGATTAATCCTGGCGATATCGTCATCATCATTGCTTACGCGTATGTCTGGGATCAGGATTTGGCAGACTTTACTCCGCACGTTGTGTTGGTTGATAAGCAGAATCAGATTATTTCTCAAAGCGCCCAGCCCGGTCAGGTTGATCCGGTTGGGGCAACGCAAACTGGGGGAGCGAGCGAAAGCGCTCCGCTACGCTCCAGTGGCATTCCCCGCCCTCAATAG
- the panC gene encoding pantoate--beta-alanine ligase: protein MNETKKPLVIHTRYELLAELGHRRAGQRTALVMTMGALHEGHLDLVRRAKQLADVVVVSIFVNPLQFAPGEDFAAYPRTLSADVEKLATLGVDLVFAPSPETVFPQGDPQVTLSAGPLGSVYEGATRPTHFAGVLQIVNKVINLVQPDYAIFGQKDAQQLAVIKAMVRDLDMPVEIVSVPVRREADGLAMSSRNQYLSPEERQSALALSQALDQGRAAAAQTGSATKVLEAANAVMDQAQGVKVDYVDLVDPLTFVPVTDGKATTAVLILAAWVGTTRLIDNTLVVLG, encoded by the coding sequence GTGAACGAAACTAAAAAGCCTCTGGTAATCCACACTCGTTATGAACTTTTGGCCGAGCTGGGCCATCGTCGAGCTGGTCAGCGCACCGCCCTCGTAATGACGATGGGTGCTTTACATGAAGGCCACCTCGATCTGGTTCGTCGAGCCAAGCAACTGGCAGATGTGGTGGTGGTTTCCATTTTTGTGAACCCACTGCAGTTTGCTCCCGGGGAAGATTTTGCGGCTTACCCGCGTACTCTTTCCGCTGACGTGGAGAAGCTTGCCACTCTCGGGGTCGATCTAGTTTTCGCTCCTTCTCCAGAGACTGTCTTCCCTCAAGGCGACCCGCAGGTTACCTTGTCCGCCGGTCCTTTGGGCTCGGTATACGAGGGCGCCACCCGTCCCACTCACTTCGCGGGAGTGCTCCAGATTGTTAACAAGGTGATTAACCTCGTTCAGCCCGATTACGCCATCTTCGGTCAGAAGGATGCGCAGCAGTTGGCGGTAATTAAGGCGATGGTTCGCGACCTCGATATGCCGGTCGAAATCGTGTCGGTACCAGTTCGTCGTGAGGCCGACGGCCTCGCCATGTCGAGCCGCAACCAGTACCTCTCACCAGAAGAACGCCAGTCTGCCCTGGCTCTTTCCCAGGCGCTCGATCAGGGACGAGCAGCCGCTGCTCAGACTGGATCTGCCACCAAGGTACTCGAAGCTGCTAATGCGGTAATGGACCAGGCGCAAGGCGTTAAGGTCGATTACGTCGATCTAGTTGATCCCCTTACTTTCGTTCCAGTAACTGATGGCAAAGCCACCACTGCCGTTTTGATTTTGGCAGCTTGGGTAGGCACAACTCGTTTGATTGATAATACTTTGGTGGTTTTGGGTTAA
- a CDS encoding PH domain-containing protein has translation MAQQQLNWRRLHWLTPLTSAWKTIAALLAFFTYQTLRDISRAVKAAGTNWSNLFFYGMLVFAGLLLVIAIYSFIAWRMMGYAITDEAVHYKWGVLMRNERQIKLSRLAAVDITLPLLGRIFGLGYLRIEAAGGDNSHILLGLLPQSDLEGLRAELLARAAGLRVGAAPTDANVPASSQLSEGEDALPTTSEVVEQPLSRVARRQAQKEAAKESELTVRTSSFSAPVAPETELFRLPNDLLFRSTFRSMGFVVNIVLLVVLIIAIVVGAFWLDLGQFLEALSANVVVIFVIISSAVGFLWQRLNKEFGFRLAFSPDGIRLHRGLTETRAQTIPPGRIHAIKLSQQLLWRKPNWWRVEIVTPGYSGGEDAKEKTQSNVLLPVADEKTVRGVLEILTSDMEVENPEDFWAEALHGTREKTVSFTANPPRSRIFDWFSFRRNAMSLTPMGVVTRHGWTTHAANLVFYEHIQSVGLSQGPWERKRGLADLQLHLVPGGEGFGLNHVDADYCLSQWEYLAQASQQRREKETPGVWLRRAKEVAPELEAITEETDVQ, from the coding sequence TACGGCATGCTGGTTTTTGCTGGTTTGCTCCTTGTAATTGCGATTTATTCGTTTATTGCGTGGCGGATGATGGGCTATGCCATCACAGACGAAGCGGTCCACTATAAGTGGGGCGTGCTCATGCGCAATGAACGCCAAATTAAACTCTCGCGTTTGGCCGCAGTTGATATCACCTTGCCACTTTTGGGACGCATTTTTGGTTTGGGATATTTACGAATCGAGGCTGCCGGCGGGGACAACTCTCATATTCTTCTGGGGTTATTGCCCCAATCTGATTTGGAGGGTCTGCGAGCTGAGCTTTTGGCTCGGGCCGCGGGTTTGCGGGTGGGTGCCGCTCCGACGGACGCGAATGTTCCCGCTTCTTCTCAGCTTTCCGAGGGCGAGGACGCTTTGCCCACCACTTCCGAGGTAGTGGAGCAACCTCTTTCGCGAGTGGCTCGTCGCCAGGCCCAAAAGGAAGCGGCTAAAGAATCTGAGCTGACGGTTCGGACGAGCAGTTTCTCGGCTCCGGTAGCTCCTGAAACGGAATTGTTCCGACTGCCAAACGACTTGTTATTCCGTTCTACGTTCCGGTCAATGGGATTCGTAGTCAATATTGTCCTGCTGGTGGTGCTAATTATTGCGATTGTGGTGGGCGCCTTCTGGCTCGATTTGGGACAGTTCCTTGAGGCTCTGAGCGCTAATGTGGTCGTGATTTTTGTGATCATTTCTAGTGCGGTTGGTTTCCTCTGGCAACGCTTGAATAAGGAGTTCGGTTTCCGACTGGCGTTTTCTCCCGATGGCATCCGTTTGCATCGTGGTTTAACCGAAACTCGGGCTCAAACCATTCCTCCAGGGCGGATCCACGCGATTAAGCTTTCGCAGCAGTTGCTTTGGCGCAAGCCGAATTGGTGGCGAGTCGAGATCGTTACCCCGGGGTATTCCGGTGGGGAAGATGCGAAAGAAAAAACTCAATCCAATGTGCTTTTGCCGGTGGCTGATGAGAAAACCGTCCGCGGTGTCTTGGAGATCCTAACCAGTGATATGGAAGTGGAGAACCCTGAGGATTTTTGGGCGGAAGCGCTTCACGGCACTCGGGAAAAAACTGTGTCTTTTACTGCGAATCCACCGCGTTCGCGAATCTTTGACTGGTTCTCTTTCCGCCGTAATGCCATGAGTTTGACTCCCATGGGAGTAGTCACTCGTCACGGTTGGACCACTCACGCAGCCAATTTGGTGTTTTATGAGCATATTCAGTCGGTGGGTTTAAGCCAAGGACCTTGGGAACGCAAAAGGGGACTTGCCGATTTGCAACTTCACTTGGTTCCCGGTGGGGAAGGCTTTGGGCTCAATCACGTTGATGCCGATTACTGCTTAAGTCAGTGGGAGTATTTGGCGCAGGCTTCGCAACAGCGACGTGAAAAGGAAACCCCAGGGGTTTGGCTGCGTCGGGCTAAAGAAGTGGCGCCAGAGTTAGAGGCTATTACCGAAGAAACTGACGTCCAATAA